A genomic window from Carassius auratus strain Wakin chromosome 19, ASM336829v1, whole genome shotgun sequence includes:
- the LOC113119232 gene encoding XK-related protein 8-like, whose amino-acid sequence MVETQERFPFGFLLKYLFTLVGLLLFLLDIALDIKTVVSFYKDGAYVYMAVLIFLLLGSSVLLQVFSWLWYSDYLDNFETKVETFAKSHSLIKPFHFLQLGVHLRYAGVIETSTMDFLHHINNFRNNVRHNNREGVDVKLKHDFLMLRIFEAFSENTPQLTLILSRILQRGELELFTGLKLLTAASAIAINVALYHRGMHVYGSKGRKMSLISTGIYFLWNLLVIIPRVTALALFCSVLPCFIIAHFLSLWMLLVLVAWSQKTDHMKSPGWEWLYRATVGLIWYFSWLNVSKKGNIKVKMALYYSFMGLDTVMLLGFWYRKVFEYEGCWSSLNPYMVIPTLLGLYVIGILVKIIYYTWFHPRMVEPSQGPFRQAATCDADSTDSINLTLEDTAAAPAQPLTGVLKRSRNMVANFYF is encoded by the exons ATGGTGGAGACTCAAGAGCGCTTTCCTTTTGGTTTTTTATTGAAATACCTGTTTACTTTGGTGGGACTGTTATTGTTTCTGTTGGATATAGCGCTGGACATTAAGACTGTTGTGTCATTTTATAAGGATGGTGCCTATGTGTATATGGCAGTGCTGATTTTTCTGCTGCTGGGCTCTTCAGTGTTGTTACAGGTGTTCAGCTGGCTCTGGTACTCTGATTATCTGGATAATTTTGAGACTAAGGTGGAGACATTTGCAAAGAGCCATTCATTGATCAAACCATTTCACTTCCTGCAGCTCGGAGTCCATCTCAG GTATGCTGGGGTAATAGAGACGTCCACAATGGATTTTCTTCACCACATTAACAATTTCAGAAATAATGTGCGGCATAATAACAGAGAGGGTGTGGATGTGAAGCTGAAACATGATTTTCTGATGCTTCGTATATTTGAGGCGTTTTCTGAAAACACCCCACAGCTCACACTCATTTTGTCTAGAATCCTACAAAGAGGAGAGCTGGAGCTTTTTACAG gtttaaaaCTCCTCACAGCAGCTTCTGCAATTGCCATTAATGTTGCCTTGTACCACCGGGGCATGCATGTCTATGGTTCTAAAGGACGCAAGATGAGCTTGATCTCCACTGGCATCTACTTCCTGTGGAACTTGTTGGTGATTATTCCCCGTGTGACTGCTCTGGCACTCTTCTGCAGTGTATTACCATGCTTCATCATTGCTCACTTCCTGTCCCTGTGGATGCTGCTGGTTTTAGTGGCCTGGAGCCAGAAAACAGATCACATGAAAAGTCCTGGTTGGGAATGGCTCTACAGAGCTACTGTTGGACTCATCTGGTACTTCAGTTGGCTTAACGTATCAAAAAAAGGAAACATCAAAGTAAAGATGGCTCTGTATTATAGTTTCATGGGTTTGGACACAGTGATGCTGCTGGGCTTCTGGTACAGGAAGGTGTTTGAGTACGAAGGCTGCTGGAGCTCTTTAAATCCTTATATGGTGATCCCGACACTACTAGGTTTGTATGTCATTGGAATACTagtgaaaattatatattacacatGGTTTCATCCCAGAATGGTTGAACCCAGTCAAGGGCCGTTTAGACAAGCTGCAACATGTGATGCAGACTCGACAGACTCAATTAACTTGACCCTGGAAGATACAGCTGCAGCTCCTGCACAGCCTCTCACTGGAGTCCTCAAGAGGAGCAGGAACATGGTTGCTAATTTCTACTTCTAG
- the LOC113119234 gene encoding XK-related protein 8-like — protein sequence MEESFQFHYSLLDYLFTLVGLLLFLLDIALDVWTVVSFYKNGAYVYMAVMIFLLLGSSVLLQVFSWLWYSDYLDNIETKVEKFAKKHLLIKTFHFLQLGVYLRYAGVIEISTTHFLQHTNSFTEGVAVYLNHDLQMLRLFETFSESAPQLILMMSIILQRRELEIITGLKILTSAAAIASSVAMYHRCMRAFLPEKCKMSWISTGIYFLWNLLVIIPRITALALFCSVLPCFIIAHFLSLWMLLVLVAWSQKTNFMEHRGWEWLYRAAVGLIWYFCWFNISTGSIKSKTILYYSFMGLDTVMLLGFWCWKVFEYAGCWSSLNPYMVIPTLLGLYVIGILVKIIYYKRFHPNGDQEKITEPAEEGQLRQAAACYEMETDLKQRESLHATAAAPAPVHPFTGVPNRHRKMAANFYS from the exons ATGGAGGAAAGCTTCCAATTTCATTACTCTTTATTGGACTACCTGTTTACTTTGGTGGGACTGTTATTGTTCCTGCTGGATATAGCGCTGGACGTTTGGACTGTTGTGTCCTTTTATAAGAATGGGGCCTATGTGTATATGGCAGTGATGATCTTTCTACTGCTTGGCTCTTCAGTGTTGTTACAGGTGTTTAGCTGGCTCTGGTACTCTGATTACCTGGATAATATTGAGACTAAGGTGGAGAAATTTGCAAAGAAGCATTTATTGATCAAAACATTTCACTTCCTGCAGCTCGGAGTCTACCTCAG GTATGCTGGGGTGATAGAGATTTCCACAACACATTTTCTTCAGCACACTAACAGTTTCACAGAAGGTGTAGCTGTGTACCTGAACCATGATCTTCAGATGCTTCGTCTATTTGAGACATTTTCTGAAAGCGCCCCACAACTCATACTCATGATGTCTATAATCCTACAGAGACGAGAGTTGGAGATTATTACAG gTTTAAAAATCCTTACATCAGCTGCTGCAATTGCTAGTAGCGTTGCTATGTACCACCGTTGCATGCGTGCCTTTCTTCCTGAAAAATGCAAGATGAGTTGGATCTCCACTGGCATCTACTTCCTGTGGAACTTGTTGGTGATTATTCCCCGTATTACTGCTCTGGCACTCTTCTGCAGTGTATTACCATGCTTCATCATAGCTCACTTCCTGTCCCTGTGGATGCTGCTGGTTTTAGTGGCCTGGAGCCAGAAAACTAATTTCATGGAACATCGTGGTTGGGAATGGCTCTACAGAGCTGCTGTTGGACTCATCTGGTACTTCTGCTGGTTTAACATATCAACAGGAAGCATAAAATCAAAGACTATTCTCTATTATAGTTTCATGGGTTTGGACACAGTGATGCTGCTGGGCTTCTGGTGCTGGAAGGTGTTTGAGTATGCAGGCTGCTGGAGCTCTTTAAATCCTTATATGGTGATCCCGACACTACTAGGTTTGTACGTCATTGGAATACTAGTGAAAATTATATACTACAAAAGGTTTCATCCCAACGGTGATCAGGAGAAAATCACTGAACCCGCTGAAGAAGGGCAGTTAAGACAAGCGGCAGCATGTTATGAAATGGAGACAGACTTGAAGCAAAGGGAATCACTTCACGCTACAGCTGCAGCTCCAGCTCCAGTTCACCCTTTCACTGGAGTTCCCAATAGACATAGGAAAATGGCTGCTAATTTCTACTCTTAG
- the LOC113119236 gene encoding uncharacterized protein LOC113119236, which translates to MLHSKFLLFSIQKPTTNRKLKLIKWLQSKKLLARRVKCSRCGHNMRMKRATSRNLDGFHWMCRHKSHRGKKTSRSVRVGSLFERSKLSLSSWLIFIYRFAQGLRIRQIDMMQDGIAKSSRTLSKMARIMRKVCHCAIKRYRRRHGQMIGSAREFAVLDESNFRHKRKYGRGRASTTWRRKKWVFGMLGVRDKCRHPILRLVKRRSRPHLIPIVVKHVRPGTTIISDEWRAYRGALANMGYKHFTVNHSQWFVDPHSGAHSQHLERAWLTYKTSVWRLRGNRTEKMLKEHLSLIEWTHWLGEKNKRGPLGRLIKDIHHQFPV; encoded by the exons ATGTTGCattcaaaatttttacttttttcgaTTCAGAAGCCCACAACTAACAGGAAACTCAAACTCATTAAATGGCTACAAAGCAAAAAGTTACTAGCAAGGAGAGTAAAGTGCTCAAGATGTGGCCATAATATGAGAATGAAGAGAGCTACATCTCGAAATCTCGACGGTTTTCATTG GATGTGCAGACATAAAAGTCATCGAGGCAAGAAAACCAGCCGATCAGTGCGAGTCGGGTCTCTCTTTGAGAGATCAAAACTCAGCTTGTCATCTTGGCTAATATTCATTTACAG GTTTGCTCAGGGATTGCGGATTAGACAAATTGATATGATGCAAGATGGCATTGCAAAAAGTTCCAGAACCCTCTCTAAGATGGCTCGTATCATGAGGAAAGTTTGCCACTGTGCTATAAAACGATACAGACGAAGACATGGACAAATGATTGGAAGTGCTCGAGAATTTGCTGTTCTTGATGAAAGTAACTTCCGTCATAAACGAAAG TATGGACGAGGGAGAGCATCAACAACATGGAGGCGAAAAAAATGGGTCTTTGGCATGCTAGGTGTGAGGGATAAATGCAGACACCCAATCTTGCGGCTTGTGAAAAGAAGATCAAGACCTCACCTAATCCCCATAGTTGTAAAACATGTGCGTCCAGGCACTACCATTATTTCAGATGAGTGGAGAGCCTACCGGGGGGCTTTGGCCAATATGGGCTACAAACATTTTACAGTGAACCATTCCCAGTGGTTTGTAGACCCACACAGTGGAGCTCATTCACAACACCTTGAAAGAGCTTGGTTGACATACAAAACAAGTGTATGGAGACTAAGGGGGAACAGGACAGAGAAAATGCTAAAAGAGCACCTCTCTCTCATAGAGTGGACTCATTGgcttggtgaaaaaaataaacgGGGGCCACTTGGGCGCCTAATAAAAGATATTCACCATCAATTTCCTGTTTAG
- the LOC113119235 gene encoding coiled-coil domain-containing protein 106-like, which translates to MQGGLNIIKILTQVKLDGIAPSLEVYTNWDNCKDIQDAPELHVGFRGGITVITIQTMSLIDEDDGVALIEPLTTASRQPADHVSKMDEKRKATRCGRKVTNKYSSDEYVVSARKNVQTENTSNSSEGLQPAVQQTSETGGAPTLQISLDKAKQTIEIQKQKILHLQEKVDSLTDDKNFLRSRLEDALLRHEAVISPTQALTASSSTTAASQENESSDESSDSSESSDSSESEPRAKRKKKDKKRKNKKKSKKLKFDFRRVRTPEDSIKRYHKVLQLVNGGLSKAEAYNKMNVDRNTIVMQAPIAELAIANPEEYKAMRATFKKGESIQKFAGSCLARCLAQPNVDMIKKLKESSAILDISKK; encoded by the exons ATGCAAGGGggcttaaacataataaaaattttaacccAGGTAAAACTTGATGGTATTGCACCGTCTTTGGAAGTATATACAAACTGGGATAACTGTAAAGATATCCAAGACGCACCAGAACTTCACGTAGGGTTTAGAGGGGgaattacagtaattacaatCCAAACCATGTCCCTAATCGACGAGGACGATGGGGTGGCGCTAATCGAGCCATTAACCACCGCTTCGCGCCAACCAGCAGATCATGTGAGCAAGATGgatgagaaaagaaaagcaacGCGCTGTGGGAGGAAAGTTACCAACAAATACAGCTCAGATGaatatg TTGTATCTGCACGCAAGAATGTTCAGACTGAAAATACATCAAACTCATCAGAAG gacTTCAGCCTGCAGTACAGCAAACCAGTGAAACTGGAG GTGCACCCACTTTACAGATTTCTCTTGacaaagcaaaacagacaatCGAGATACAAAAGCAGAAGATTCTTCATCTTCAGGAAAAAGTTGACTCTCTGACCGATGACAAAAACTTTCTCAGATCAAGATTGGAGGATG CCCTTCTGAGGCATGAAGCAGTTATCTCGCCTACACAGGCACTGACTGCATCTTCATCCACTACTGCTGCATCACAGGAGAATGAGTCCAGTGATGAATCTTCAGACTCCTCAGAATCTTCAGATTCATCAGAATCTGAACCAAGagcaaagaggaagaaaaaggaTAAAAAGcgaaaaaacaagaagaaatccAAGAAACTGAAGTTTGATTTTAGGAGAG TAAGAACCCCTGAAGACTCCATCAAACGCTACCACAAAGTGTTACAACTGGTAAATGGTGGTTTAAGTAAAGCTGAAGCCTACAACAAAATGAATGTTGACAGAAATACGATTGTGATGCAAGCACCCATTGCTGAGTTGGCAATTGCAAATCCTGAGGAGTACAAAGCTATGAGAGCAACCTTTAAAAAGGGAGAAAGCATCCAAAAATTTGCTGGTAGCTGTCTTGCACGGTGCCTTGCTCAGCCTAATGTAGACAtgataaaaaaattgaaagagaGCAGTGCCATTCTTGACATCTCAAAGAAGTGA